The following nucleotide sequence is from Catenulispora sp. EB89.
CGCGCTGCGCGACGAGGTGCTGGCGATCGTCCGCGCCTGAGGTGCGAAACCGCCGGGCGGACCCGCACAATCGGTCCGCCCGCACCACCTTCCGACCCGACCTGATTGGAGCCCCGCCGTGATCGAGCCCTCCCTGCTGGAGATCCTGGCCTGCCCGAAGTGCCACTCGCCGCTGCGCGAGGAGGACGCCGCCTCCGCGCTCGCCTGCACCAACTCGGAGTGTGCGCTGGTGTACCCGGTCCGCGACGGCATCCCGGTCCTGCTCATCGACGAGGCGACGAAGGCCGCCTGAGCCCTCGGGCGGCCTTCGGCACCATCCGGGTGAGCAAGTAAGCCCCGCGAACCGCTACATTCATAAACGCAACGTCAGCCGACGAAACAGGAGAAACGCCGTGAGCGTCCTCACTCCGAGCGACTACAAGGTCGCTGACCTGTCCCTGGCCGAATTCGGCCGCAAGGAGATCACCCTCGCCGAGCACGAGATGCCCGGCCTGATGGCGATCCGCGCCGAGTACGCGGACGCGCAGCCCCTGCGCGGGGCGCGCATCTCGGGCTCACTGCACATGACGGTGCAGACCG
It contains:
- a CDS encoding Trm112 family protein, with the protein product MIEPSLLEILACPKCHSPLREEDAASALACTNSECALVYPVRDGIPVLLIDEATKAA